Sequence from the Rhodococcus jostii RHA1 genome:
TACATCTCGTAGTACTACTTATCGTCCGATTCCGGCGATCCGGCGTCGTCCGACGGCGTCGGCTCGACGTACGGCGCCTTGGTTCCCAGGACGCCGAACGTTTCCGCTCCCAGCACGATCACCAACGACAGCACCATGACCAGCACCAATGCCGTCTTGTCGTAGAAGTCGAGCGGTTTGAGGATCGCCAGGACCGTGATCGCGAGAATCATCTTCAGCAACCACGTACCGAGCAGTACCGCTCCCGCCGTCAAGGCCGGAAGTTTCGCGGTGAACAGCACACCCAGTGCCGTGCACAGGATGAACCCTCCCCCGACTGCCGCACCGAGAAGAGCGCCGTACAGACCGGGCTTGCCCGCGACGAGAAATGCGATGATCGAGCCGACCACTGCCAGCACGATCAGACCGAGAACTCCGTAGCGGACGGCAGCCCGCAACGACGCGGTGTGATCAGGGGCGGAGGCGGGGGTGAACGTCACGGTCGCCAAGGGTAGTGGATCTTCGCCGGTCCGCCGCAACCCTCCGGTCAGCCGCGACGGTCGTGCTGCTGTCCGCGAATCGACGGGACGGCCGTCACGACCAGCGCGAAGACGAGGCCTCCCGCAACCAGGAGGACGACGACGCGACGGTCGAACAGGGCCGATCCGACCGCGCCGAACGCCAGGACACCGACCCACAAGTAGATGAGCAGCACGACGCGGCGGTGCGAGTGCCCGATCTGCAGCAACCGGTGGTGCAGGTGCATCTTGTCGGGACTGAACGGGCTCACGCCCGCACGGGTCCGCCGGACGACGGCGAGCAGCAGGTCGAGGATCGGGATGAACATGACGGCACCGACGAGGAGCAGCGGCGAGAGAAGACCGAGCAGGTCGCGGGTGCCGTACGCGGTCAGCGGGATGCGACCGGACGCGCTGGTGGAGATGGCCGCGAGCATCAGACCGATCAGCATGGAGCCGGAGTCGCCCATGAAGATCTTGGCGGGCTGGAAGTTGTGCGGAAGGAATCCGAGACACGCACCTGCCAGCGCCGCGGCGATCAGCGCGGGCGGATACGCGCTGACGTCGCCGCCCTGATCGTGCAGAAGCCCCACCGAGAACACGCAGATCGCGAGCGAGGAGATCAGACCGAGGCCCGCCGCGAGACCGTCGAGGCCGTCGACGAAGTTCATGGCGTTCACCATCACGACCGCGACACCCACAGTGACGAGACCGGCCTGGAGCTGGTCGAGGATGACGGTGCTGCCGTCCCCGAACGGCATATAGATGATGAACCAGCTCACTCCCATCACGACGAGAATGCCCGCCGCGGTGACCTGACCGACGAACTTGGTGAGCGCGTCCAGGCCCCATCGGTCGTCGACCACCCCCACCAGCACGATCACGAACCCCGAGACCAGCGCCGCGGGAATGTCGGAGGTGAACTCGAATCCCCGGGTCAGTGCGGGTAGCTGCTGCGCGAACAACAACGCGACGAGCATCCCGAGATACATGCCGACCCCGCCGAGACGGGGCGTCGGGGTGACGTGGACGTCCCGGTCCCGCGGCACGGCAACGGCCCCGAACCGGAGCGCGAACAGCCGCACCGCCCCGGTGGCCAGGTAGGTGACCACCGCAGCGGTGAAGAGTACGAGCAGGAGTTCGCGCAGCGGGACACCCGCGCCCCCACCTGCTTGAGCCAGCGCCACGCCGGCCGATTCGGCAGCACTCACTGGGCGGACAGACTCTCCGCCGTCACCCCGAGCACGTCGGCGACATCGCCGGTGGGAACGGCGCCTTCACGCAGGATCCGGGGGGTCGCGCCGGTGAGGTCGACGATCGTCGATGCCTGCCCCTGCTCCGCCCGGCCACCGTCGAGGTACACGCTCGCCGAGCCGCCGAGTTGCTCGCGCGCTTCCTCGACCGTCGTCGCGGGCGGCTGCCCGGAGACGTTCGCGCTCGACACCGCCAGCGGTCCGACTTCACGCAACAGTTCGAGGGCGACGGGGTGCAGCGGCATGCGCAGCATGACCGTGCCCCGGGTGTCGCCGAGGTCCCACGCCAGCGAAGGTGCTTGCTCCACAACGAGACTCAGCCCGCCCGGCCAGAACGCCCGGATGAGGTCGCGCGTCTGCGGGCGCACGCTGTACACCAGGCCGTCGATCGTGTTCCACGAGCCGACAAGCACGGGAACCGGCATGTCGCGCCCGCGACCCTTGGCCCGCAGGAGGGCGGCGACAGCCTCGCTGTCGAATGCGTCCGCGCCGATCCCGTACAGCGTGTCCGTGGGGAGCACGACGAGCCGCCCGGCCTTGAGCGCATTCTTGGCCGCACTCATTCCGGCGGAGCGTGAATCGGGAAGGCCACAGTCGTAAACGGTACTCACCCGCCCATTCTTTCACCCTCGGTGACGGCCCCTGCACGCTGCGCCTCGATATCCGTGGCGACGCGCCGGGCGACCACGAAGCGCGGCTTGCCTGCGAGGTCCGGGTGCTCCGCGACCTCGCCGAACACCCGGCGGGACGCGAACAGTGCCGCCACGTCGGCCCCGTTGGAGTCGTCGTGTTCGATGCCTACCGCTCCCCCGATCCGCAACCAGCGGGCGACGTTCGAGATCATCGGCTTGATGACGGACAGACCGTCCGGTCCGGCGAACAGTGCACTGTGCGGATCGTGGTCGGCCACCTCGGGTTCGAGCTCGACGCCCTCCGGGATGTAGGGCGGGTTCGCCACGATCAGGTCGACGCCGCCTTCGAGCCCGGCCAGTAACGTCCGGTCGGTCACGTCACCCTGGTACAGGCGGATCGGTGCGTCACCTGCCTGTTCGCGGGCGTCGGCGTTGCGCCGGGCCCATGCGAGCGCGTGCGGTTCGAGTTCGACGGCGTGCACGACGGCGTCGGGGCGGGCATTGGCGATCGCGAGCGCGAGCGCGCCCGAGCCGGTGCACAGGTCGAGGACCACCGGCGGATGCTGATCGCAGCTTCCGAGGAAGGCGAGCGCCCACCCGAGCAGCAGTTCCGTCTCGGGACGCGGCACGAAGACCCCGGGACCGACCTCGATGTCGATGTCCCCCATCGCGGCCGTACCGAGGATGTACTGCAACGGAATCCGCTTGGCGCGCTGGTCGACCATCTTCTTGTAGGCGTCGATCACCGACTCGTCGACCAGCGGGACGAGGCCGAGCCGGGTCCGTTCCACCCCCAGCAGGTGGGCCGCGAGCAGTTCGGCATCCGCACGGGAGCTACGCACCCCGGCCTCGTCGAGTTGCGCGGTTGCGTCGATCAGGGCCAGGCGAAGAGGAAGGCGACTCACAGGTACAGAGTGCCACGCGGCTTGCCGCCCGGTGGCGCGGTCCCGCTTCGCGGCTACTCCGCGGCGAGCCTCGCCTCGCGGTCGGACTTGCCCAGGGCATCCAGCAGGGCGTCGAGTTCGCCGTCCAGGACCGCATCCAGGTTGTGGGACTTGAAACCGATCCGGTGATCGGTGATGCGGTTCTCCGGGAAGTTGTAGGTGCGGATGCGCTCCGAACGATCGACGGTGCGCACCTGACTCTGCCTGCCCGCCGACGCCTCCGCATCCGCGGCTTCCTCGGCGGCGGCCTGCAGCCGCGCGGCGAGCACCTGCATGGCGCGGGCCTTGTTCTGCAGCTGTGAGCGCTCGTTCTGGCAGGTCACGACGATTCCGGTGGGCAGGTGCGTGATACGGACCGCGGAGTCGGTGGTGTTGACACCCTGACCGCCCTTGCCCGAGGAGCGGTAGACGTCGATGCGCAGATCGGTTTCGTCGATCTGCACCTCCTCGACCTCTTCCGGTTCGGGGTAGATGAGGACGCCGGCGGCGGACGTGTGCACGCGTCCCTGCGATTCCGTGACCGGCACGCGCTGCACGCGGTGGACACCGCCCTCGAACTTCAGTCGTGCCCAGACCCCGTCACGCACATCGCCCTTCGACTTGATCGACAGGGTCGCGTCCTTGTATCCACCGAGATCGGACACGGTCGCGTCGAGGATCTCGACACGCCAGCCGTGACGCTCGGCGTACCGGACGTACATCCGGGCCAGATCGGAGGCGAACAGCGCGGATTCCTCGCCGCCCTCCCCCGACTTCACCTCGAGCACCACGTCGTCACCGTCGTGCGGGTCGCGGGGGGCCAGAAGGTCGGTGAGGGCCTTGTCGAGTTCCAGGACCTGCGCCTCGAGTTCGGGCACCTCGGCGGCGAAGCTGGAGTCGTCGGCGGCGAGTTCGCGCGCGGCATCCAGATCGTCCTGCGCCGACTTGAGCTTGGCATACGTCGCCATGATCGGCGCGAGCTCGGCGAATCGCTTGCCCGCCTTGCG
This genomic interval carries:
- a CDS encoding glycosyltransferase family 4 protein, with the translated sequence MSAAESAGVALAQAGGGAGVPLRELLLVLFTAAVVTYLATGAVRLFALRFGAVAVPRDRDVHVTPTPRLGGVGMYLGMLVALLFAQQLPALTRGFEFTSDIPAALVSGFVIVLVGVVDDRWGLDALTKFVGQVTAAGILVVMGVSWFIIYMPFGDGSTVILDQLQAGLVTVGVAVVMVNAMNFVDGLDGLAAGLGLISSLAICVFSVGLLHDQGGDVSAYPPALIAAALAGACLGFLPHNFQPAKIFMGDSGSMLIGLMLAAISTSASGRIPLTAYGTRDLLGLLSPLLLVGAVMFIPILDLLLAVVRRTRAGVSPFSPDKMHLHHRLLQIGHSHRRVVLLIYLWVGVLAFGAVGSALFDRRVVVLLVAGGLVFALVVTAVPSIRGQQHDRRG
- a CDS encoding L-threonylcarbamoyladenylate synthase is translated as MSTVYDCGLPDSRSAGMSAAKNALKAGRLVVLPTDTLYGIGADAFDSEAVAALLRAKGRGRDMPVPVLVGSWNTIDGLVYSVRPQTRDLIRAFWPGGLSLVVEQAPSLAWDLGDTRGTVMLRMPLHPVALELLREVGPLAVSSANVSGQPPATTVEEAREQLGGSASVYLDGGRAEQGQASTIVDLTGATPRILREGAVPTGDVADVLGVTAESLSAQ
- the prmC gene encoding peptide chain release factor N(5)-glutamine methyltransferase produces the protein MSRLPLRLALIDATAQLDEAGVRSSRADAELLAAHLLGVERTRLGLVPLVDESVIDAYKKMVDQRAKRIPLQYILGTAAMGDIDIEVGPGVFVPRPETELLLGWALAFLGSCDQHPPVVLDLCTGSGALALAIANARPDAVVHAVELEPHALAWARRNADAREQAGDAPIRLYQGDVTDRTLLAGLEGGVDLIVANPPYIPEGVELEPEVADHDPHSALFAGPDGLSVIKPMISNVARWLRIGGAVGIEHDDSNGADVAALFASRRVFGEVAEHPDLAGKPRFVVARRVATDIEAQRAGAVTEGERMGG
- the prfA gene encoding peptide chain release factor 1, with protein sequence MAGTTQPSAIDDILAEHAGLEQQLADPALHNDPSAARKAGKRFAELAPIMATYAKLKSAQDDLDAARELAADDSSFAAEVPELEAQVLELDKALTDLLAPRDPHDGDDVVLEVKSGEGGEESALFASDLARMYVRYAERHGWRVEILDATVSDLGGYKDATLSIKSKGDVRDGVWARLKFEGGVHRVQRVPVTESQGRVHTSAAGVLIYPEPEEVEEVQIDETDLRIDVYRSSGKGGQGVNTTDSAVRITHLPTGIVVTCQNERSQLQNKARAMQVLAARLQAAAEEAADAEASAGRQSQVRTVDRSERIRTYNFPENRITDHRIGFKSHNLDAVLDGELDALLDALGKSDREARLAAE